Proteins encoded by one window of Erythrobacter sp.:
- the tssE gene encoding type VI secretion system baseplate subunit TssE has product MITQSLIDRLIDLEPEQLVERAATEAVELAEYKVRLLRDLEHLLNTTQPIFVSHGKHDGMADNIIGYGLADMATEDFSSDAVRDRLRRVVADTIRRHEPRLHDVSVQADDSPSAKGITFRIMAVLSISRNDEIVVYDANVRPSDKTIELDLNG; this is encoded by the coding sequence ATGATTACGCAAAGCCTCATCGACCGTTTGATCGATCTCGAGCCCGAACAGCTGGTGGAGCGCGCCGCCACCGAGGCAGTGGAACTGGCCGAGTACAAGGTCCGCCTGCTGCGCGATCTGGAGCACCTGCTCAACACCACCCAACCGATCTTCGTCTCGCACGGCAAGCATGACGGGATGGCGGACAACATCATTGGCTACGGGCTGGCGGACATGGCGACCGAGGACTTTTCTTCCGATGCCGTGCGTGACCGGCTGCGGCGCGTCGTGGCCGATACCATCCGCCGCCACGAGCCGCGGTTGCATGACGTCTCGGTGCAGGCTGACGATTCACCAAGCGCCAAGGGCATCACCTTCCGTATCATGGCGGTACTTTCCATCAGCCGGAACGACGAAATCGTGGTCTATGACGCGAACGTCCGCCCGAGCGACAAGACCATAGAGCTGGATTTGAACGGGTGA
- the tssC gene encoding type VI secretion system contractile sheath large subunit: MPEGGDILAAAIRSTTGEENPPGDAAEAGPDAPPGAEPLPTKEDPRLALNADRAAHHERLMALANAAIVELDRRLGRTLDLILHHPDFQRLESLWRGTRWLLDSCDDPMVVVRILDIRWIEIARDMERAMDFDQSKLFDLVYNEEYGHPGGRPYGMLVIDHALSHRPGRQGPTDDVVVLDGLADVAAAAFCPIVLGVHPSVMELDRFDDLDLRQDLAASLAHPSFRAWNRTRQRPDSRFLAAVMPHLLVREPWRGRDFPRLGFSWDEKVNSPDDLCWLNGSFALGYVTMRAMANFRWPAAIRGIVPPGEGGTVDGPVRHFLHADRHGVVARFATENAVSEAQEMALNNVGIIALRQMQHTGIAGFMNLPSMHSPPDIGGDIAQMNAKMSSMINYILCVSRFAHYVKVMARDWVGSYKDAAQCETLLQRWLHKYTTDDDDPSAQQRVQYPLREARVSVRENPAKPGSYECEIALRPHYQLDQLTSEFRLTTVVGGKGN; the protein is encoded by the coding sequence GTGCCTGAAGGGGGTGACATTCTGGCCGCTGCCATCCGCAGCACCACCGGCGAAGAAAATCCGCCGGGTGATGCTGCGGAGGCCGGCCCGGATGCGCCCCCCGGTGCCGAACCTCTCCCAACAAAGGAAGACCCGCGCCTTGCACTGAACGCTGACCGCGCTGCGCATCACGAGCGGCTGATGGCACTCGCCAATGCCGCCATTGTGGAGTTGGACCGGCGGCTCGGTCGCACGCTTGACCTGATCCTGCACCATCCCGATTTCCAGAGGCTCGAATCGCTCTGGCGCGGGACGCGGTGGCTGCTCGATTCTTGCGACGATCCGATGGTCGTCGTCCGCATCCTCGATATCCGCTGGATCGAAATCGCCCGCGACATGGAACGGGCGATGGATTTCGATCAGAGCAAGCTGTTCGATCTGGTTTACAACGAGGAATACGGTCATCCCGGCGGGCGACCGTATGGCATGCTGGTAATCGATCACGCGCTCTCGCATCGGCCGGGGCGACAGGGTCCGACCGATGACGTGGTGGTGCTTGACGGTCTTGCCGATGTCGCCGCGGCGGCGTTTTGCCCGATCGTGCTCGGTGTGCATCCCAGCGTCATGGAACTCGATCGTTTCGACGATCTCGACCTGCGACAGGATCTCGCCGCCAGCCTGGCGCATCCTTCGTTCCGCGCCTGGAACCGGACCCGCCAGCGTCCGGACAGCCGCTTCCTCGCCGCCGTCATGCCGCATCTGCTGGTGCGCGAACCGTGGCGCGGCCGCGATTTCCCCCGGCTGGGCTTTAGCTGGGACGAGAAGGTCAACAGTCCGGACGACTTGTGCTGGCTCAATGGTTCCTTCGCACTCGGCTATGTCACCATGCGGGCGATGGCCAATTTTCGTTGGCCCGCCGCAATACGCGGGATCGTGCCGCCGGGCGAAGGTGGCACGGTGGACGGCCCGGTGCGGCACTTCCTCCATGCCGACCGCCATGGCGTGGTGGCCCGGTTCGCAACCGAGAATGCCGTATCCGAAGCGCAGGAGATGGCCCTCAACAATGTCGGCATCATCGCCCTACGGCAGATGCAGCACACCGGGATCGCCGGATTCATGAACCTGCCGAGCATGCATTCACCGCCCGACATCGGCGGCGACATCGCGCAGATGAACGCCAAGATGAGTTCGATGATCAACTACATCCTCTGCGTCTCGCGCTTTGCGCATTACGTGAAGGTGATGGCGCGGGACTGGGTCGGCAGTTACAAGGATGCGGCCCAGTGCGAGACGCTGTTGCAGCGCTGGCTGCACAAGTACACCACCGATGATGACGATCCTTCCGCCCAGCAGCGCGTGCAGTATCCGCTGCGCGAGGCACGGGTGAGCGTGCGCGAAAATCCGGCCAAGCCGGGCAGCTACGAATGCGAGATTGCGCTGCGGCCACATTACCAGCTCGATCAGTTGACCAGTGAATTCCGGCTCACCACGGTTGTCGGCGGGAAGGGCAACTGA
- the tssH gene encoding type VI secretion system ATPase TssH: MAQDTLTALIGKLDKTCKQTLESALGLALSQTHYDVEIEHWLQKLLDRQNSDLTCILDHFEVDKGKFSRDLSLSIEKFKRGNGRNPAISPYVVKMAREAWMYASLHMGAAEIRSGHLLLALLTNEDLSPLTRQMGPELKKIGTEDLRKGFANITSASEEAGAAVAMSGAPGGGGGGEGAAQGPAGDSALGKYCIDLTQQAKEGKIDPIYGRDPEIRQIVDILTRRRQNNPILTGEAGVGKTAVVEGFALRIAQGDVPESMRNSRLLSLDLGLLQAGAGIKGEFENRLKSVIDEVKNSPIPIIMFIDEAHTLIGAGGAEGQNDAANLLKPALARGEMRTIAATTWAEYKKYFEKDPALTRRFQVVKVEEPDEVLAVAMLRGLVPVLEKHHGVMILGEALEAASSLSHRYIAGRQLPDKAISLLDTACARVGISQVATPAQVEDLDRQIGLLDADLRMMQREAASGADMASRIADAESKRAECEAEKATLEERWQTEKAAVEKVAELRAKLIAAEAGTPEAEETRTALRAAQEEVKTLQGEHPMIYEVVDHDVVAEVLAGWTGIPVGRMVTDEINAVLRVKDALGERIKGQDYALEVIGETVKTARAGLADPRKPLGVFLFCGTSGVGKTETALALAELLYGGEHNVTTINMSEFKEEHKVSTLVGAAPGYVGYGEGGVLTEAVRRKPYSVILLDEMEKAHPGVQDVFYQVFDKGMLKDGQGRDIDFKNTLIIMTSNAGTDTIEKLCRNTTIMPEPEELAAELRPSLLEYFKPAFLGRVVTVPFFPLPPEILRAIVAISLKRIRSRVEGHYKATFEWEDDLLDTIVARCTEHESGARNIENILKRGLLAELSQILLERSAEGEQTNSIRVKADKQKDYAYEIN; this comes from the coding sequence ATGGCGCAGGATACACTGACGGCATTAATCGGCAAGCTGGACAAGACTTGCAAGCAGACGCTTGAATCCGCGCTGGGTTTGGCCCTGAGCCAGACTCATTACGACGTTGAGATCGAGCACTGGCTGCAAAAACTGCTCGACCGTCAGAATTCCGACCTGACCTGCATCCTCGACCATTTCGAGGTCGACAAGGGCAAGTTTTCCCGCGATCTTTCGCTCTCCATCGAGAAATTCAAGCGCGGCAATGGCCGCAATCCGGCGATCTCGCCCTACGTGGTGAAGATGGCGCGGGAAGCGTGGATGTACGCCTCGCTGCACATGGGCGCGGCGGAAATCCGTTCGGGCCACCTGTTGCTGGCGTTGCTCACCAATGAGGACCTCTCGCCGCTTACCCGGCAGATGGGGCCTGAACTGAAGAAGATCGGCACCGAGGACCTGCGGAAGGGCTTCGCCAACATCACTTCGGCCTCGGAAGAGGCGGGAGCGGCGGTGGCCATGTCCGGCGCGCCGGGTGGTGGCGGGGGCGGCGAAGGTGCGGCGCAAGGGCCGGCGGGCGATTCCGCGCTCGGCAAATATTGCATCGACCTTACGCAGCAGGCCAAAGAGGGCAAGATCGATCCGATCTACGGCCGCGATCCGGAAATCCGCCAGATCGTCGATATCCTCACCCGGCGGCGGCAGAACAATCCCATCCTCACCGGCGAAGCGGGTGTCGGCAAGACGGCGGTTGTCGAAGGTTTCGCGCTGCGGATCGCGCAGGGTGACGTTCCCGAAAGCATGCGCAATTCGCGGCTGCTTTCGCTCGATCTGGGGCTGTTGCAGGCTGGCGCGGGCATCAAGGGTGAATTCGAGAACCGGCTGAAATCGGTGATCGACGAAGTGAAGAACTCGCCCATCCCCATCATCATGTTCATCGATGAAGCGCATACGCTCATCGGTGCAGGTGGCGCCGAAGGTCAGAACGATGCTGCCAACCTGCTGAAGCCGGCACTGGCGCGCGGTGAAATGCGGACCATCGCGGCGACGACCTGGGCCGAATACAAGAAGTATTTCGAGAAGGATCCCGCGCTCACCCGCCGCTTCCAGGTGGTGAAGGTGGAAGAGCCCGACGAAGTCTTGGCCGTGGCCATGCTGCGCGGGCTGGTGCCGGTGCTGGAAAAGCATCACGGGGTGATGATCCTGGGCGAAGCGCTGGAAGCCGCAAGCTCGCTTTCACACCGCTACATTGCCGGGCGGCAATTGCCGGACAAGGCGATCTCGCTGCTCGATACCGCCTGCGCGCGGGTGGGAATCAGTCAGGTCGCGACACCAGCGCAGGTCGAGGATCTCGATCGGCAGATTGGCCTGCTTGATGCCGACCTGCGGATGATGCAGCGCGAGGCGGCATCGGGCGCAGACATGGCGTCGCGGATCGCCGATGCGGAATCGAAGCGGGCCGAATGCGAGGCTGAAAAGGCGACGCTGGAAGAGCGCTGGCAGACAGAAAAAGCCGCAGTCGAGAAGGTCGCGGAATTGCGGGCCAAGCTTATTGCCGCCGAAGCGGGAACCCCCGAAGCGGAAGAGACCCGTACCGCGCTGCGGGCGGCGCAGGAGGAGGTCAAGACGCTCCAGGGCGAGCATCCGATGATCTACGAAGTCGTCGATCACGATGTGGTGGCCGAAGTGCTGGCCGGTTGGACCGGCATTCCCGTCGGCCGCATGGTAACCGACGAGATCAACGCGGTGCTCCGCGTGAAGGATGCGCTCGGCGAACGGATCAAGGGTCAGGATTACGCGCTCGAAGTGATCGGCGAAACGGTGAAGACAGCGCGCGCCGGACTGGCCGATCCGCGCAAGCCATTGGGTGTGTTCCTGTTTTGCGGCACCAGCGGTGTCGGCAAGACCGAGACCGCGCTGGCGCTGGCCGAATTGCTCTATGGTGGCGAGCATAATGTTACCACCATCAACATGAGCGAGTTCAAGGAGGAGCATAAGGTCTCCACCCTGGTCGGCGCGGCCCCTGGCTATGTCGGTTACGGCGAGGGCGGGGTGCTGACCGAGGCGGTGCGGCGCAAGCCCTATTCGGTGATTCTGCTGGACGAGATGGAGAAGGCCCATCCGGGCGTGCAGGACGTGTTCTATCAGGTTTTCGACAAAGGCATGCTGAAGGACGGGCAGGGCCGCGACATCGATTTCAAGAACACGCTGATCATCATGACCAGCAACGCTGGCACCGACACGATCGAAAAGCTGTGTCGTAACACCACCATCATGCCCGAGCCGGAGGAGCTGGCGGCCGAACTGCGCCCCTCACTGCTCGAATATTTCAAGCCCGCTTTCCTGGGCCGCGTGGTGACCGTGCCGTTCTTCCCGCTCCCGCCGGAAATCCTGCGGGCCATCGTGGCCATCAGCCTCAAGCGGATTCGCAGCCGCGTGGAAGGGCATTACAAGGCCACGTTCGAGTGGGAAGACGATCTGCTGGATACCATCGTGGCGCGCTGCACCGAACACGAAAGCGGGGCCCGCAACATCGAAAACATCCTCAAGCGCGGCCTGTTGGCCGAGCTGTCGCAGATCCTGCTTGAACGCAGTGCCGAGGGTGAGCAGACCAATTCGATCAGAGTCAAGGCGGACAAGCAAAAAGACTACGCCTACGAGATAAATTGA
- a CDS encoding type VI secretion system tube protein Hcp, with translation MAIYLKNDKLKGSATDSNFKEQVELNSFQWGAGLGVSSARGGDRTTSEPSVSEITFSKNTDKSSERFFKALLKGDPVGQAEISFTAAVKGESVAYLTIKLEDVIVSGYSISHGGGSEMPSESGSLNFTKFDWSFTGRDKEHGGSPTHLIYSLEENKVE, from the coding sequence GTGGCTATCTATCTGAAAAACGACAAATTGAAGGGCAGTGCAACTGATTCCAATTTCAAGGAGCAGGTTGAACTGAATTCTTTCCAGTGGGGCGCGGGACTTGGCGTCAGCAGCGCCCGTGGTGGCGATCGCACAACGAGCGAGCCGAGCGTGTCGGAAATCACCTTTTCGAAGAACACCGACAAGTCGAGCGAGCGCTTCTTCAAGGCGCTGCTCAAGGGCGATCCGGTCGGTCAGGCGGAGATTTCCTTTACGGCTGCGGTGAAGGGTGAATCGGTTGCTTACCTGACGATCAAGCTGGAAGACGTGATCGTCTCGGGCTACTCCATCTCGCATGGTGGCGGCAGCGAAATGCCCAGTGAATCGGGCTCGCTGAACTTCACCAAGTTCGACTGGAGCTTTACCGGTCGCGACAAGGAGCACGGCGGAAGCCCGACGCACCTCATCTACAGCCTGGAAGAGAACAAGGTCGAGTAA
- the tssF gene encoding type VI secretion system baseplate subunit TssF: MIDDLIEYYQRELAYLSNNAGAFADAHPKIASRLRLTKEAIEDPHVGRLIESVAFLNARLRHKIDDEYPELSDAILHTLYPHLIQPLPSVMVVQLQPADDLAAPVLVPKGTEILTEEIDGEPCRYRLCRDVRMMPLKIESATMTGPPFDVPAGSPGNAKGMLHIRLKTSKPEITIDQLDISTLRFYIKGNARRAHILLEQFGTSLTGITAASGIADVDAVPIGAEALKMGGLDEKALLLPQQSHSRLSYGLLQEHFAYPHKEMFFEVTGLEARTLTLAGDTLDLHFFFDRLSSELERVVRADDFDLFAAPAINLWEMQAEPILLDHSAIEYRIISNTRREDAIEVYAVQGVELQRANGDKVPVPSLYSIDRGSPREGRHFHTISRRSSFSKGGGDDVFITIADLEGELLGDDTTIVNTRVLAINRELPARLPFGGGRPHLSITGSVQGLGKVTALSKPTPTRRAHRRRAAHWRLVGQLSLNYLSLVGGDEGTSALREVLALYDLGDTTETSYLRDRLKAVRTEPGVARMRLKGHSVICAGLDVTLDIDDERMSGSGSYMLCAVIERFLAGACSLNSFVRLTARLQRESGVWKTWPARLGDRPLV; encoded by the coding sequence ATGATCGATGACCTGATCGAATACTACCAGCGCGAACTGGCCTATCTGTCGAACAATGCAGGCGCATTTGCCGATGCGCATCCCAAGATCGCTTCGCGCCTGCGACTGACCAAGGAAGCGATCGAGGACCCGCATGTGGGCCGTCTGATCGAATCCGTGGCGTTCCTCAACGCCCGGCTGCGGCACAAGATCGACGATGAATATCCGGAGCTTTCGGATGCCATCCTGCACACGCTCTACCCGCACCTGATCCAGCCGCTGCCATCGGTGATGGTGGTGCAATTGCAGCCAGCGGACGATCTGGCGGCGCCGGTGCTGGTGCCCAAGGGGACCGAGATCCTAACCGAGGAAATCGATGGCGAGCCGTGCCGCTATCGGCTTTGCCGTGATGTGCGGATGATGCCGTTGAAGATCGAAAGCGCAACCATGACTGGGCCGCCGTTCGACGTACCTGCGGGCAGCCCCGGCAATGCCAAAGGAATGCTGCACATCCGGCTCAAGACATCGAAGCCGGAGATTACCATCGATCAGCTCGATATCTCTACCCTGCGCTTCTACATCAAGGGCAACGCGCGGCGGGCGCACATCCTGCTCGAACAGTTCGGCACCAGCCTGACCGGGATCACTGCCGCATCGGGAATCGCCGATGTCGACGCAGTGCCGATTGGCGCGGAAGCGCTGAAGATGGGCGGGCTGGACGAGAAGGCACTGCTGCTGCCCCAGCAATCCCATTCGCGTTTGTCCTACGGCCTGTTGCAGGAGCACTTTGCTTATCCGCACAAGGAGATGTTCTTCGAAGTAACCGGACTGGAAGCGCGCACGTTGACGCTGGCGGGCGATACGCTCGATTTACATTTCTTCTTTGACCGGCTGTCCTCCGAGCTTGAACGGGTGGTGCGCGCCGACGATTTCGACCTGTTCGCTGCGCCCGCGATCAACCTCTGGGAAATGCAGGCGGAGCCGATCCTGCTCGATCATTCGGCCATTGAATACCGGATCATCAGCAATACCCGGCGCGAGGATGCGATAGAGGTTTATGCGGTGCAGGGCGTGGAATTGCAGCGCGCCAACGGGGACAAGGTGCCCGTCCCGTCGCTCTATTCGATTGACCGGGGTTCGCCGCGCGAAGGGCGCCATTTCCACACGATTTCACGCCGTTCGAGCTTCTCGAAGGGCGGCGGGGACGATGTGTTCATCACCATCGCCGATCTCGAAGGCGAGTTACTGGGTGATGACACTACCATCGTCAACACCAGGGTGCTGGCGATCAACCGCGAGTTGCCCGCGCGTCTCCCGTTCGGTGGGGGGAGGCCACACCTTAGCATAACCGGATCGGTTCAGGGGCTGGGTAAAGTTACTGCGCTCAGCAAGCCGACGCCCACCCGTCGCGCCCACCGACGCCGCGCCGCGCACTGGCGGCTGGTAGGGCAATTGTCGCTCAATTACCTCAGCCTGGTCGGCGGGGACGAGGGGACCAGCGCACTTCGCGAAGTGCTGGCGCTCTATGATCTGGGCGACACCACCGAGACCTCCTATCTGCGCGACCGACTGAAAGCAGTCCGCACCGAACCTGGGGTCGCGCGGATGCGGCTGAAGGGGCACAGCGTGATTTGCGCCGGGCTGGATGTGACGCTCGATATCGATGACGAACGGATGTCCGGCAGCGGCAGTTACATGCTCTGCGCCGTGATCGAGCGGTTCCTGGCGGGCGCGTGTTCGCTCAACAGCTTCGTGCGGCTGACCGCGCGCCTGCAGCGCGAAAGCGGCGTGTGGAAGACCTGGCCCGCGCGGCTGGGTGACCGGCCGCTGGTCTGA
- the tssG gene encoding type VI secretion system baseplate subunit TssG, which produces MALPDLAYLKRATFAQAARVLSLLARRKGRDLAPGGDAIPEDESVRFVASQRMGLPYSDVQDVAQDGNKARLIANILGSAGRTPALPPPYSELQLERRRARDNSFADFLNLFDHRALSFFYRVEEKYRWPLMVERTGTGDRDPIGAMMLALSGMDARGEAERLDLPHAQLIPLTVHLADTRRSRYSVETVLRVATGMDLEVLEAQPTWMAVPPQEQSRLGFGRLGSFNQLGVPDDLPPEESGQAAMIGSAVLDVQHHFLIVLGPMPYDRLRAFCAQPDLRRLVSQLAALAAGLEQRASLRLRIAARDVPPLRLGDEATPAMLGWTTWLGEFESDADILDDCVIPIDNAAIHQEKAVVVRRRGV; this is translated from the coding sequence GTGGCCTTGCCCGATCTCGCCTATCTGAAGCGCGCCACATTTGCGCAGGCGGCGCGGGTGCTCAGCCTGCTTGCGCGGCGTAAGGGCCGCGATCTGGCACCCGGCGGTGATGCAATCCCGGAGGATGAGTCGGTGCGCTTCGTCGCTTCGCAGCGGATGGGCCTGCCCTACTCGGACGTGCAGGATGTTGCGCAGGATGGGAACAAGGCCCGCTTGATCGCCAATATCCTCGGCAGCGCCGGGCGCACGCCGGCTTTGCCGCCGCCCTATAGTGAATTGCAGCTCGAACGACGTCGGGCGCGGGACAACTCGTTCGCCGATTTCCTCAACCTGTTCGATCACCGCGCGCTCAGCTTCTTCTACCGGGTCGAGGAGAAATACCGCTGGCCGCTGATGGTGGAGCGGACCGGAACGGGCGATCGCGATCCGATCGGTGCGATGATGCTGGCGCTTTCGGGAATGGACGCGCGCGGGGAGGCAGAGCGACTGGACCTGCCGCACGCGCAACTCATTCCGCTTACCGTGCATCTCGCCGATACCCGCCGCAGCAGGTACAGCGTGGAAACGGTATTGCGCGTGGCCACCGGAATGGATCTGGAAGTGCTGGAAGCGCAGCCGACCTGGATGGCAGTGCCGCCGCAGGAACAATCGCGGCTCGGCTTCGGCAGGCTTGGAAGTTTTAACCAGCTCGGCGTGCCCGATGATCTGCCGCCCGAGGAATCGGGGCAGGCGGCGATGATCGGTTCGGCCGTGCTCGACGTGCAGCACCATTTCCTGATCGTACTGGGGCCAATGCCCTATGACCGGCTACGTGCGTTCTGTGCCCAGCCGGACCTGCGCCGTCTGGTCAGCCAGCTGGCGGCACTGGCTGCAGGGCTCGAGCAGCGCGCTTCGCTACGACTGCGAATCGCTGCGAGAGATGTCCCGCCGCTGCGGTTGGGTGACGAAGCGACGCCTGCCATGCTGGGATGGACGACCTGGCTGGGAGAGTTTGAAAGTGACGCGGATATTCTCGATGATTGCGTGATCCCGATCGACAACGCCGCGATCCATCAGGAAAAAGCGGTTGTGGTTCGGCGTAGAGGGGTATAG
- the tssC gene encoding type VI secretion system contractile sheath large subunit, producing the protein MAEEATKTAGAATTTTEEGSVSLLDQAISVTKQTEPDRVKDLLATLANQATAETVKFDKNMTVTLRNAIAKIDEQISKQLAVIMHHEKFKQMEGSWRGLHYLVKNSEIGEGLKIRMFNVTKKELAKDLSSAVDFDQSQLFKKVYEEEFGHAGGQPYGTLVGDYYFGKGPEDVELLRNISSVAAAGFVPFISAADSNMFGMDNFTDLSTPMDLKQKFDTAEYTGWKSFRKTEDSRFVTLTMPRVLARLPYGRDTKQVEAFAYEEAPFDDAGNAKQMDHDDYCWMNASYALAGRMTAAFAESGWCTAIRGADGGGKVENLPTHTFMTDDGDVDAQCPTEIGITDRREKELSDMGFLPLCHYKGQDYSVFFGAQTTQEPKKYDDPDATANAAISARLPYIMATSRFAHYLKVMARDKIGSFMEAEDCATWLNRWINTYVDATEGAGQKARAQYPLREAKVLVKEVPGAPGSYSAVAYLRPWLQFEELTTSMRLVAKIPGGAG; encoded by the coding sequence TCGATCAGGCAATCAGCGTCACCAAGCAGACCGAACCGGACCGGGTGAAGGATCTGCTCGCCACGCTGGCAAACCAGGCGACTGCGGAAACGGTCAAGTTCGACAAGAACATGACCGTCACGCTGCGCAACGCAATCGCCAAGATCGACGAACAGATTTCCAAGCAGCTGGCCGTGATCATGCATCACGAAAAGTTCAAGCAGATGGAAGGTTCGTGGCGGGGCTTGCATTACCTCGTCAAGAACTCGGAGATCGGCGAAGGCCTGAAGATCCGCATGTTCAACGTCACCAAGAAGGAACTGGCCAAGGATCTTTCCTCGGCGGTGGACTTCGACCAGAGCCAGCTGTTCAAGAAGGTCTATGAAGAAGAGTTCGGCCATGCCGGTGGCCAGCCCTATGGAACGCTGGTGGGCGACTATTACTTCGGCAAGGGGCCGGAGGATGTCGAGCTGCTGCGGAACATTTCCAGTGTCGCGGCGGCGGGCTTCGTGCCTTTCATCTCGGCAGCGGATTCGAACATGTTCGGGATGGACAATTTCACCGATCTTTCCACCCCGATGGACCTCAAGCAGAAGTTCGACACGGCGGAATATACCGGCTGGAAGAGCTTCCGCAAAACCGAGGATTCGCGCTTCGTCACCCTGACGATGCCACGCGTGCTGGCGCGCCTGCCTTACGGGCGGGACACCAAGCAGGTCGAGGCTTTCGCCTATGAAGAAGCGCCTTTCGACGATGCGGGCAACGCCAAGCAGATGGATCATGACGACTACTGCTGGATGAACGCCTCCTATGCGCTCGCCGGCCGGATGACGGCGGCATTCGCGGAAAGCGGCTGGTGTACGGCCATTCGTGGTGCGGATGGCGGCGGCAAGGTGGAAAACCTGCCGACGCACACCTTCATGACCGACGATGGCGATGTGGACGCGCAGTGCCCCACCGAAATCGGCATCACCGACCGGCGCGAGAAGGAACTGTCGGACATGGGCTTCCTGCCACTGTGCCATTACAAGGGGCAGGATTACTCTGTCTTCTTCGGGGCGCAGACCACGCAGGAGCCGAAGAAGTACGACGATCCCGACGCCACGGCCAATGCAGCCATTTCGGCACGACTTCCCTACATCATGGCGACCAGCCGTTTCGCCCATTACCTGAAGGTGATGGCGCGCGACAAGATCGGCTCGTTCATGGAAGCGGAAGATTGCGCCACCTGGCTCAACCGTTGGATCAACACCTACGTCGATGCCACCGAAGGGGCAGGGCAGAAGGCCCGCGCACAATACCCGTTGCGCGAAGCCAAGGTGCTGGTGAAGGAAGTTCCCGGCGCGCCGGGTTCGTACAGCGCGGTCGCTTACCTGCGGCCGTGGTTGCAGTTCGAAGAGCTGACGACATCCATGCGGCTGGTGGCGAAAATCCCCGGCGGCGCGGGCTGA